Proteins from one Streptomyces caniferus genomic window:
- a CDS encoding acyl-CoA dehydrogenase family protein, giving the protein MTDAEDLRRRTVELLTAHPPAETGRLEFLRARFDAGLAWVHFPEGLGGLDAPRSLQAVVDAELEAAGAPGNDPGRIGIGLGMAAPTILRFGSDEQKQRLLRPLWTGEEVWCQLFSEPGAGSDLAALATRAVRDGEGDWIVDGQKVWTSSAHLARWAILIARTDPDLPKHRGISYFVCDMTDPGVEVRPLRQITGEAEFNEVFLTGVRIPDAQRLGEVGEGWKVAQTTLMNERVAIGGARIPREGGMIGVAAADWRARPGLRTHDLHQRLLTLWVEAEVARLTGERLRQQLTMGQPGPEGSGMKLAFARLAQEISGWEVEFLAEDGLTYDDWTMRRPDGVDFTGREAGYRYLRAKGNSIEGGTSEVLLNIVAERVLGLPPEPRTDKDVAWKDLPR; this is encoded by the coding sequence ATGACCGACGCCGAGGACCTGCGCCGGCGCACCGTCGAGCTGCTCACCGCACACCCGCCCGCCGAGACCGGACGGCTGGAGTTCCTGCGCGCCCGCTTCGACGCGGGACTGGCCTGGGTCCACTTCCCCGAGGGGCTCGGCGGGCTGGACGCGCCGCGTTCCCTGCAGGCGGTCGTGGACGCGGAGTTGGAGGCCGCCGGCGCCCCCGGCAACGACCCCGGCCGTATCGGCATCGGCCTCGGTATGGCCGCGCCCACCATCCTCCGCTTCGGCAGCGACGAGCAGAAGCAGCGCCTGCTGCGCCCGTTGTGGACCGGCGAGGAGGTGTGGTGCCAGCTGTTCAGCGAGCCCGGCGCCGGCTCCGACCTGGCGGCGCTGGCGACCCGCGCGGTACGCGACGGCGAGGGTGACTGGATCGTGGACGGCCAGAAGGTCTGGACGTCCAGCGCGCATCTGGCCCGCTGGGCGATCCTGATCGCCCGTACCGACCCCGACCTGCCCAAACACCGTGGCATCAGCTACTTCGTATGCGATATGACCGACCCCGGCGTCGAGGTGCGTCCGCTGCGGCAGATCACCGGCGAGGCCGAGTTCAACGAGGTCTTCCTCACCGGTGTCCGCATCCCCGACGCCCAGCGACTCGGTGAGGTCGGCGAGGGCTGGAAGGTCGCCCAGACCACGCTGATGAACGAGCGGGTCGCCATCGGCGGCGCCCGCATCCCGCGCGAGGGCGGAATGATCGGCGTGGCCGCCGCCGACTGGCGCGCGCGGCCCGGACTGCGCACCCACGACCTGCACCAGCGGCTGCTGACGCTGTGGGTGGAGGCCGAGGTCGCCCGGCTGACCGGCGAGCGCCTGCGCCAGCAGCTCACCATGGGCCAGCCCGGCCCCGAGGGCAGCGGGATGAAGCTCGCCTTCGCCCGGCTCGCGCAGGAGATCAGCGGCTGGGAGGTGGAGTTCCTCGCCGAGGACGGTCTGACCTACGACGACTGGACGATGCGCCGCCCCGACGGGGTCGACTTCACCGGCCGTGAGGCCGGTTACCGCTATCTGCGCGCCAAGGGGAACTCCATCGAAGGAGGCACCTCGGAAGTGCTGCTCAACATCGTCGCCGAACGTGTGCTGGGGCTGCCCCCCGAGCCGCGCACCGACAAGGACGTCGCGTGGAAGGACCTCCCCCGATGA
- a CDS encoding NADPH:quinone oxidoreductase family protein, whose product MKAWRVHANGEPREVMRLEEVPDPQPGPGQLLLRVRAANVNFPDALLCRGQYQVRPPLPFTPGVEICGEVLAAGEGAAGRIGARVLAQPPLPDGGFAELAVVDAATVRPAPEALDDAEAAALHIGYQTGWFGLHRRARLQAGETLLVHAAAGGVGSAAVQLGKAAGARVIGVVGGEDKARTARELGCDLVLDRRHDDIIAAVKEDTGGRGADVVYDPVGGDAYAKSVKCIAFEGRILVVGFAGGAIPTPALNHALVKNYAILGLHWGLYNTKDPAAVDACHEELSKLAAQGAVKPLIGGRFPLEDAAEAVQRVADGTSTGRLVVLPAAKETR is encoded by the coding sequence GTGAAGGCATGGCGCGTACACGCGAACGGCGAGCCGCGTGAAGTGATGCGGCTGGAGGAGGTGCCGGACCCGCAGCCGGGACCGGGTCAGCTGCTGCTGCGGGTGCGGGCCGCCAACGTCAACTTCCCCGACGCCCTGCTGTGCCGCGGCCAGTACCAGGTGCGGCCGCCGCTGCCGTTCACCCCCGGCGTGGAGATCTGCGGCGAGGTGCTCGCCGCGGGGGAGGGGGCGGCCGGACGGATCGGGGCGCGGGTGCTGGCCCAGCCGCCGCTGCCGGACGGCGGATTCGCCGAGCTCGCCGTCGTCGATGCCGCGACGGTCCGCCCGGCGCCCGAGGCGCTGGACGACGCCGAGGCCGCCGCGCTGCACATCGGCTACCAGACCGGCTGGTTCGGACTGCACCGCCGGGCCCGGCTCCAGGCGGGCGAGACGCTGCTCGTGCACGCCGCCGCCGGGGGCGTCGGCAGCGCCGCCGTACAGCTCGGCAAGGCCGCCGGCGCGCGGGTCATCGGTGTCGTCGGCGGCGAGGACAAGGCCCGGACCGCCCGCGAACTGGGCTGCGACCTCGTCCTCGACCGCCGTCACGACGACATCATCGCCGCCGTGAAGGAGGACACCGGCGGCCGGGGCGCGGATGTGGTCTACGACCCGGTGGGCGGCGACGCCTACGCCAAGTCCGTCAAGTGCATCGCCTTCGAGGGCCGGATCCTCGTCGTCGGCTTCGCCGGCGGTGCCATCCCCACCCCGGCCCTCAACCACGCGCTGGTGAAGAACTACGCGATCCTGGGCCTGCACTGGGGCCTGTACAACACCAAGGACCCGGCCGCGGTCGACGCCTGCCACGAAGAGCTGTCGAAGCTCGCCGCACAGGGCGCCGTCAAACCGCTCATCGGCGGCAGGTTCCCGCTGGAGGACGCCGCCGAGGCCGTCCAGCGGGTCGCCGACGGTACGTCCACCGGCCGGCTCGTCGTCCTGCCCGCGGCAAAGGAGACCCGATGA
- a CDS encoding helix-turn-helix transcriptional regulator, producing MDTPVTDSPAALGDFLRTRRARLQPADVGLVSYGTRRRVPGLRREELAQLAGVSVAYYTRLEQGQSHHASQGVLDALARALRLTDDERAHLRELARPARARRRPAVRHDTARAGVRQLLAAMTDIPALALGPRFEILAWNRLGHALIAGHLDFDSPGRPQDRPNAQRLFFLDPHTRELYPDRDKEARRAVSSLRVAAGQYADDRQLAELIGELSMKSTEFSGLWSRHAVHNCTFGTKRFHHPLVGELELDFEMLQTPDGSGQGVLMYTAAPGSPSEAALRLLATERGPEVRGP from the coding sequence ATGGACACACCCGTCACGGACTCCCCCGCCGCACTGGGAGATTTTCTGCGCACCCGCCGCGCCCGGCTGCAGCCGGCGGACGTCGGGCTGGTCTCCTACGGGACGCGGCGCCGCGTCCCCGGGCTGCGCCGCGAGGAGCTGGCCCAGCTCGCCGGCGTCAGCGTCGCCTACTACACCCGCCTCGAACAGGGCCAGAGCCACCACGCCTCGCAGGGCGTGCTGGACGCATTGGCCCGTGCGCTGCGCCTGACCGACGACGAGCGGGCGCATCTGCGCGAGCTGGCCCGTCCGGCCAGGGCGCGCCGCCGCCCCGCGGTGCGCCACGACACGGCCCGCGCCGGTGTACGGCAGCTGCTCGCCGCCATGACGGACATACCGGCCCTCGCCCTCGGGCCGCGCTTCGAGATCCTGGCGTGGAACCGCCTGGGGCACGCCCTGATCGCCGGGCACCTCGACTTCGACAGCCCCGGCCGCCCACAGGACCGCCCCAACGCCCAGCGGCTGTTCTTCCTCGACCCGCACACCCGCGAGCTGTACCCGGACCGCGACAAGGAGGCCCGGCGGGCCGTCTCCTCCTTGCGGGTGGCCGCGGGCCAGTACGCCGACGATCGCCAACTGGCCGAACTCATCGGCGAGTTGTCGATGAAGAGCACCGAGTTCAGCGGTCTGTGGTCACGGCACGCCGTCCACAACTGCACCTTCGGGACCAAGCGGTTCCACCATCCGCTGGTGGGCGAACTGGAGCTGGACTTCGAGATGCTGCAGACGCCGGACGGGTCCGGGCAGGGCGTACTGATGTACACCGCGGCGCCGGGCTCACCG